A single region of the Eremothecium gossypii ATCC 10895 chromosome V, complete sequence genome encodes:
- the BER1 gene encoding Ber1p (Syntenic homolog of Saccharomyces cerevisiae YLR412W (BER1)) encodes MSGRQMRERQRNGVLDFKQALQRCRTEVQESRMFADLTTHLEPHKERLTRIRCLALGKFHEEAPARWQLALLLELVDYLGHEVQCSLYDPAFTAEELSYVEQLGERWSVDEQSPWSTESSDKLLFFLPHAPLSLTESVVEAEQPRLWLANQLVQHTDRYTKAQLFEKYPLISKLVSYLDSGSKVGTASTDGFSAFVPKRSRRQRRNKAVYREPDIDYGSVKSYFTGCTVLTDFSGGELLRDKPWLNAFSDLALHRIELGVKQVERPADSI; translated from the coding sequence ATGAGTGGGCGGCAAATGCGGGAGAGGCAGCGCAACGGTGTGCTTGACTTTAAGCAGGCACTGCAGCGATGTAGGACAGAGGTGCAAGAAAGTAGGATGTTTGCAGACTTAACAACGCATCTGGAGCCACATAAAGAACGTCTGACGCGGATACGATGCCTTGCACTGGGGAAATTCCACGAAGAGGCACCTGCCAGGTGGCAGCTGGCACTGTTACTAGAGCTTGTAGATTACTTGGGCCATGAAGTGCAGTGCTCTCTCTACGATCCCGCTTTTACGGCGGAAGAGCTGTCTTATGTGGAGCAGCTGGGAGAACGATGGAGCGTTGACGAGCAGTCGCCATGGAGTACGGAGTCTAGCGACAAGCTGCTCTTCTTTCTGCCTCATGCACCATTGTCATTGACGGAGAGCGTGGTCGAAGCCGAACAACCAAGACTGTGGCTTGCGAATCAGCTTGTGCAACACACAGACCGTTATACGAAAGCGCAGCTGTTTGAGAAGTATCCGCTGATCAGTAAGTTGGTCAGCTATCTTGATAGCGGCAGTAAAGTGGGAACAGCATCTACCGACGGATTCAGCGCATTTGTCCCTAAAAGGTctcggcggcagcggcgaaATAAAGCCGTATATAGAGAACCTGACATTGACTATGGCTCCGTCAAGTCATATTTTACAGGATGTACGGTACTGACGGATTTCTCTGGAGGGGAGCTGCTTCGAGACAAACCGTGGCTGAACGCCTTTTCAGACTTGGCTTTGCACCGAATTGAATTGGGTGTCAAACAAGTAGAACGGCCCGCGGATAGCATTTGA
- the VIP1 gene encoding inositol polyphosphate kinase VIP1 (Syntenic homolog of Saccharomyces cerevisiae YLR410W (VIP1)), with amino-acid sequence MSEDNCLQPQLSPLFLSCSTKKAMESIAPILEGFTPKTSSSENTSLKLPPASLTTDEEEDADENLDPNALARTVSVQSQQSAVGGTGAVTYNSLAAPDENAETFAKHGAAHGLEQITSSQALEECACEEGNCTDACQAVSPGAYKGQSPRKPADDATEKNEGWQHSVHPPVQQTGHEGANSDSATPAPSSSSSSRKSSTSITKPQLPRVGKIGVCAMDAKVLSKPCRHILNRLIENGEFETIIFGDKVILDENIENWPTCDFLISFFSSGFPLNKAIDYVMLRKPFMINDLIMQKVLWDRRLCLRLLEAAQVPTPPRLEITRDGGPRVDDALRSKLLERGVHVKPIREPIWRMLDNDTLEVNGEIMTKPFVEKPVDGEDHNIYIYYHSKNGGGGRRLFRKVGNKSSEFDPALVAPRSEGSYIYEKFMDTDNFEDVKAYTVGESFCHAETRKSPVVDGIVRRNTHGKEIRYVTELTEEEKQMAARVSKTFSQMICGFDLLRVNGKSFVIDVNGFSFVKDNSMYYDSCAKILRDTFVNAKKQIDLEKRNLPVIQEEKRQKWFFKGLVTVIRHADRTPKQKFKHSFRSQIFISLLKGHKEEVVIRNVSDLQIVLQALRIAMEEGVEDPNKLEVLANALEKKLNFPGTKIQLKPVLNDDNEVEKVQFILKWGGEPTHSARYQAQELGEQMRQDFDLLNKNILRNIKIFSSSERRVLASAQLWAMALFGADELGSDEISIRKDLLDDSNAAKDLMDKVKKQLKALLREGKEAPPQFAWPLKMPQPYLVIKRVVELMNYHKKIMDHNFSHKSLEEMQRRWCCGEDPTLFKERWDKLFKEFVSVDKVDPAKISELYDTMKYDALHNRSFLERIFSPDEADELNEDAACQHSLVDRYPINILAKNNFKIPETTLGKTTSNSVGSLGWVLEKESGMKAHCSNPNSIFDHPRYMQLRELYRLSKVLFDFICPQEYGIEDNEKLDIGLLTSLPLSKQILNDIDDMKSKDTPACIAYFTKESHIYTLLNIIYEAGLPMRIARNALPELDYLSQINFELYESADSGGQKSHAIRLKMSPGCHTQDPLDVQLDEKHYISCIPRISLTKHLDMDYVSQKLRNKFSRVNMPQKFTPVHITQPDLSYKRPAMKDSSTES; translated from the coding sequence ATGAGCGAAGACAACTGCTTACAGCCTCAACTATCTCCTCTGTTCCTTAGTTGCAGTACCAAGAAGGCTATGGAATCAATAGCGCCCATCCTGGAGGGCTTCACGCCGAAGACATCGTCGAGCGAGAACACATCTTTGAAACTGCCACCTGCGAGTCTCACGACGGATGAGGAAGAAGACGCGGATGAAAATCTGGATCCGAACGCACTGGCTCGGACCGTTAGTGTGCAGTCGCAGCAATCGGCTGTAGGAGGGACGGGTGCAGTTACGTACAATAGCCTGGCCGCACCAGATGAGAACGCGGAGACATTTGCCAAGCATGGCGCAGCCCACGGTTTGGAGCAGATCACGTCTAGCCAAGCTTTAGAGGAGTGTGCGTGCGAGGAAGGGAACTGCACGGATGCGTGCCAGGCGGTTTCGCCAGGAGCCTACAAGGGCCAGTCACCCAGGAAGCCAGCAGACGATGCTACTGAGAAGAACGAGGGCTGGCAACACTCGGTGCATCCCCCCGTACAGCAAACTGGGCACGAGGGGGCTAACTCTGACTCTGCCACGCCTGCTCCCAGCTCTTCCAGTTCATCACGAAAGTCCTCAACTTCCATCACAAAGCCACAACTTCCCCGAGTAGGGAAAATTGGTGTCTGTGCCATGGACGCCAAAGTGCTGTCGAAACCCTGCCGTCATATTCTTAACCGGCTGATCGAAAATGGCGAATTCGAAACCATTATCTTTGGGGATAAGGTGATTCTTGACGAGAACATCGAGAACTGGCCGACCTGCGACTTTCTAATATCATTCTTTTCGTCTGGGTTTCCTTTGAACAAGGCAATCGACTATGTCATGCTCCGTAAGCCGTTTATGATCAATGATTTGATTATGCAGAAGGTACTCTGGGATCGCCGACTGTGTCTAAGGCTCCTTGAAGCAGCACAAGTACCAACACCACCTAGGTTAGAAATAACTAGAGATGGTGGGCCAAGGGTGGATGACGCGTTAAGGTCAAAGCTTTTGGAGCGTGGCGTCCATGTCAAGCCAATTAGGGAGCCTATTTGGCGGATGTTGGATAATGACACATTGGAGGTCAACGGCGAGATAATGACCAAGCCATTTGTGGAAAAACCTGTGGATGGCGAAGACCACAACATCTACATTTACTACCATTCAAAAAATGGCGGTGGCGGTCGCAGGTTGTTTAGGAAAGTGGGCAACAAGTCGTCCGAATTTGATCCTGCCCTTGTGGCGCCACGCAGCGAAGGATCTTACATATACGAGAAATTTATGGATACTGATAACTTTGAAGATGTCAAGGCATATACCGTTGGGGAAAGTTTTTGTCATGCAGAAACGAGAAAGTCGCCGGTTGTAGATGGGATAGTGCGGAGAAACACACATGGTAAGGAAATTCGATATGTCACGGAGTTGACGGAGGAGGAGAAACAGATGGCCGCCCGTGTTTCCAAAACGTTTTCGCAAATGATTTGTGGATTTGACCTTCTTCGCGTCAACGGGAAGAGCTTTGTTATAGATGTCAATGGCTTTTCGTTTGTGAAAGATAATTCGATGTACTATGATTCCTGTGCAAAGATTCTCCGGGACACCTTTGTAAATGCTAAAAAGCAAATTGATCTAGAAAAGCGGAACTTGCCAGTTATCCAAGAAGAAAAGAGGCAAAAGTGGTTCTTTAAAGGACTAGTTACGGTAATTCGTCACGCGGACCGGACACCGAAACAGAAGTTCAAACACTCCTTCAGGTCCCAGATATTTATCTCACTTTTGAAGGGTCATAAAGAAGAAGTTGTTATTAGGAATGTCAGCGATTTGCAAATTGTTCTACAGGCTCTCCGTATAGCTATGGAGGAAGGTGTTGAGGATCCGAACAAACTGGAGGTCTTGGCCAATGCCTTGGAGAAAAAACTGAACTTTCCAGGAACAAAAATTCAATTGAAGCCTGTTCTTAACGATGATAACGAGGTGGAGAAAGTCCAGTTCATATTGAAATGGGGAGGAGAACCCACACACTCTGCTAGATATCAGGCGCAGGAACTGGGCGAGCAAATGAGACAAGACTTTGACCTGTTAAACAAGAATATCTTAAGGAATATCAAGATtttttcttcttctgaGCGCCGTGTCCTGGCTTCTGCACAGTTATGGGCAATGGCGTTATTCGGTGCAGATGAGCTTGGAAGTGACGAAATCAGTATAAGAAAAGATTTGTTGGATGACTCCAACGCTGCCAAGGATTTGATGGATAAGGTGAAAAAGCAACTGAAGGCTCTTTTAAGAGAGGGCAAAGAAGCACCACCTCAATTTGCATGGCCACTTAAAATGCCACAACCTTACCTAGTGATAAAGCGCGTGGTTGAATTGATGAACTACCACAAGAAGATTATGGATCACAATTTCTCTCATAAAAGTCTAGAAGAAATGCAGAGAAGATGGTGCTGCGGTGAGGATCCTACATTATTCAAGGAGAGATGGGATAAGTTATTCAAGGAATTCGTGAGCGTGGATAAGGTTGATCCGGCGAAAATATCCGAACTGTACGATACGATGAAGTACGACGCTCTTCATAACAGATCTTTCCTAGAGCGTATATTTTCTCCCGACGAGGCGGATGAATTGAATGAGGATGCTGCTTGTCAACATTCACTTGTTGACCGTTACCCGATCAATATTTTGGCTAAGAATAACTTTAAGATCCCAGAAACCACCCTTGGAAAGACTACCAGCAACAGTGTGGGTTCTTTAGGATGGGTACTAGAGAAAGAAAGCGGCATGAAGGCACATTGCTCGAATCCTAACTCGATATTTGATCACCCAAGGTATATGCAACTAAGAGAACTGTATAGACTCTCAAAGGTTCTCTTTGATTTTATTTGCCCGCAAGAGTATGGTATTGAAGATAATGAGAAGTTGGATATTGGCCTTTTAACATCTTTACCGTTGTCGAAGCAAATTCTCAATGATATTGATGATATGAAAAGTAAGGATACGCCGGCATGTATCGCTTATTTTACAAAGGAATCGCATATCTATACTTTGTTGAACATCATATACGAGGCGGGTCTTCCGATGCGTATCGCCAGAAATGCCTTACCAGAACTAGATTATCTGTCCCAGATTAACTTTGAATTGTACGAAAGTGCAGACAGCGGAGGCCAGAAGTCCCATGCTATAAGGTTAAAGATGTCACCAGGTTGCCACACGCAGGATCCGCTGGATGTTCAACTGGATGAGAAGCATTACATCAGCTGTATCCCGCGAATCTCACTGACAAAGCATCTAGACATGGATTACGTTTCCCAGAAGCTACGGAACAAGTTTTCAAGGGTTAACATGCCACAGAAATTTACGCCTGTGCATATTACGCAGCCGGACTTAAGCTATAAGAGACCTGCTATGAAGGACTCATCCACTGAGTCATAA
- the PRS1 gene encoding ribose phosphate diphosphokinase subunit PRS1 (Syntenic homolog of Saccharomyces cerevisiae YKL181W (PRS1)), whose translation MRKCKVFMGTSHPELGKLVCEKLGIEPAPCTLKKFANGETSVQIGVSVRDEDVYVIQSGSSTINDHIMELLILVSACKGGSARKVTAVIPQFPYSKQCKMKKHRGAITARMLANLLIIAGADHVVSMDLHASQMQGFFTKPVDNLYGGPSLAKWIRENVEDYQHAVVVSKNPGGTKRVTALADSLKINFAMIHTDRRRSKDLYSQTKDMKQLRMRKQSMLRKNRPIVRPGAAEDEEENIILTNGIQTARIINGHVIDDDVDDAYHSDVVVSDQEGSLASDSYPIGGSYEAAADSEDEEAPQEKQEKLITLVGNVNGRSAIILDDMIDRPGSFISAAEHMVKNCGAKRVYVVATHGIFTGDCLEQLEQSDAVYQVIVTNTYPINRDRMKRSQKLVVIDTSSIFAECIRRDHYGESISVLFDSLASL comes from the coding sequence ATGCGTAAGTGCAAGGTGTTCATGGGCACTTCTCACCCAGAACTTGGGAAGTTAGTGTGTGAGAAGCTGGGCATCGAGCCGGCGCCATGTACACTGAAGAAGTTTGCCAACGGCGAAACGTCTGTACAAATCGGGGTCTCTGTGCGTGATGAGGATGTATACGTGATCCAGTCGGGGTCGTCGACCATCAATGACCACATTATGGAGCTGCTCATTCTAGTCTCCGCGTGTAAGGGGGGCTCTGCACGGAAGGTGACGGCAGTGATTCCGCAGTTCCCATACTCCAAGCAATGCAAGATGAAGAAGCACAGAGGCGCAATCACAGCACGTATGCTTGCGAACTTGCTGATAATAGCCGGCGCGGACCATGTCGTGTCCATGGACCTGCACGCCTCGCAGATGCAGGGGTTCTTCACGAAGCCAGTGGACAACCTGTACGGTGGCCCCAGCCTGGCGAAATGGATCAGAGAGAATGTGGAGGACTATCAGCACGCTGTCGTAGTTTCAAAAAACCCTGGCGGTACGAAGCGTGTGACAGCGCTTGCTGATTCGCTGAAGATTAACTTCGCGATGATTCACACCGATCGTCGTCGGTCCAAAGACCTTTACTCCCAGACCAAGGATATGAAGCAGTTGCGGATGCGGAAGCAGTCCATGCTACGGAAAAACAGGCCGATTGTCAGGCCGGGTGCTGCTGAAGACGAGGAAGAGAATATCATATTGACCAACGGGATCCAGACTGCTCGGATTATTAATGGACATGTTATCGATGATGATGTGGATGATGCATACCATTCGGATGTCGTCGTTTCGGATCAGGAAGGATCTCTCGCAAGTGACTCGTATCCCATCGGTGGTAGTTACGAAGCCGCAGCCGACTCGGAAGATGAAGAGGCACCACAGGAAAAGCAGGAAAAGCTTATCACGTTAGTGGGTAACGTGAACGGGCGGTCTGCAATCATTCTGGATGACATGATTGACAGACCCGGTTCCTTCATCTCTGCTGCAGAGCATATGGTTAAGAATTGTGGTGCGAAACGTGTTTATGTTGTAGCCACACATGGCATCTTCACCGGCGACTGTTTAGAGCAGCTAGAACAGTCCGATGCCGTGTACCAAGTCATTGTTACCAACACGTATCCAATCAATAGAGATCGCATGAAGCGCTCCCAAAAGCTGGTTGTTATTGATACGTCGTCTATTTTTGCCGAATGTATCCGCCGCGATCACTATGGTGAATCTATATCTGTTCTGTTTGATTCACTAGCCTCGCTGTAG